The following are from one region of the Silene latifolia isolate original U9 population chromosome 9, ASM4854445v1, whole genome shotgun sequence genome:
- the LOC141600316 gene encoding putative leucine-rich repeat receptor-like protein kinase IMK3, which produces MESLKKKEKWKIESQNRNPIVKFRYKLLILSQLLMILCGKVKCENGWDGVVITQEDYQGLQAFKRELIDPNGFLRSWNDSGFGACSGGWSGIKCAKGQVIVIQLPWKGLGGRLTDKVAEFQALRKLSLHDNLITGPIPSSLGLLPNLRGLQLFNNRFSGSIPASLGHCPLLQTLDLSHNSLTGIIPPSLSNSSKLFWVNFSYNALSGPIPAELTRSRSLVVLDFKYNELSGSLPDDLGRLSNLRTLDLGHNAIKGSLPSSMSKLSSLTALNLESNYLVGQLPDNIGYLSNLSVINLRRNRFEGQIPRSIGDISSLAQLDLSFNNFSGEIPDILSDLLSLSSLNVSYNNLSGQVPVGLSQKFNKSSFIGNRNLQLCGFSPSTPCPSQAPSPSQTGVPKKPKKGRKLSAKDYILIAAGALLVVMLILCCILLCCLIRKRSVSKERVEGVAAPGGARAEKGGPSAEPEVEAGETGGKLVHFDGPFVFTADDLLCATAEIMGKSTYGTVYKATLEDGNQVAVKRLREKITKGQKEFEAEVNVLGKIRHPNLLAMRAYYIGPKGEKLLVFDYMPKGSLVTFLHARGPDSRIDWPTRMRIIQGLTRGLFHLHNNETIIHGNLTSSNVLIDDNTTTKIADYGLSRLMTAAAAANVIATAGALGYRAPELSKLKKANTKTDVYSLGVIFLELLTGKSPGEAMNGVDLPQWVASIVKEEWTNEVFDLELMRDASTIGDELLNTLKLALHCVDPSPSARPEVQQVLQQLEEIRAPETAPTSGDDGGGALSASD; this is translated from the exons ATGGAGTCActaaaaaagaaggaaaaatggAAGATTGAATCCCAAAATAGAAACCCAATTGTCAAATTTAGATATAAGTTGTTAATTTTGTCACAATTATTGATGATTTTGTGTGGAAAAGTGAAGTGTGAAAATGGTTGGGATGGTGTGGTGATAACCCAAGAAGATTATCAAGGATTACAAGCATTTAAGAGAGAATTAATTGACCCAAATGGATTTTTAAGAAGTTGGAATGATAGTGGTTTTGGTGCATGTTCAGGTGGTTGGTCTGGTATTAAATGTGCTAAAGGTCAAGTTATTGTGATTCAACTTCCTTGGAAAGGTTTAGGAGGAAGATTAACTGATAAAGTTGCTGAATTTCAAGCACTTAGGAAACTTAGTTTACATGATAATCTGATTACCGGTCCAATACCGTCTTCTTTAGGTCTACTTCCTAATCTTAGAGGTCTTCAACTTTTCAATAACCGCTTTTCGGGTTCCATTCCTGCTTCATTAGGGCATTGTCCTTTGCTTCAGACCCTTGACCTTAGCCATAATTCTCTTACTGGTATTATCCCACCTAGTCTCTCTAATTCCAGTAAACTTTTTTGGGTTAATTTTAGCTACAATGCTTTATCTGGTCCTATACCGGCCGAATTGACTCGGTCTAGGAGCCTTGTTGTTCTTGATTTTAAATATAATGAGTTGTCAGGGTCTTTGCCAGATGATTTAGGGAGACTTTCTAATCTTAGAACATTGGATTTGGGTCACAATGCTATTAAGGGTAGTCTTCCTAGTAGTATGTCAAAGTTGTCATCTTTAACAGCATTGAACTTAGAAAGTAATTATCTTGTAGGACAGTTGCCTGATAATATTGGTTATCTTAGTAACTTGTCTGTGATTAACCTTAGGAGGAACCGATTTGAAGGGCAAATTCCTCGATCGATTGGCGATATTTCCTCTCTTGCTCAACTTGATTTGTCCTTCAATAACTTTAGTGGAGAAATCCCTGATATACTTTCTGATTTGTTAAGCCTTAGTTCCTTAAATGTGTCGTATAATAACCTTTCTGGTCAAGTTCCTGTTGGACTGTCTCAGAAGTTCAATAAAAGCTCGTTCATTGGGAACCGGAACCTTCAGTTATGTGGGTTTAGTCCTTCTACCCCATGTCCATCCCAAGCACCATCTCCTTCACAAACCGGCGTCCCTAAAAAACCGAAAAAGGGCAGAAAATTGAGTGCCAAAGACTACATTCTAATAGCAGCTGGTGCACTACTTGTAGTTATGCTCATACTTTGCTGCATACTACTGTGCTGCTTAATCAGGAAAAGGTCTGTATCAAAGGAGAGGGTGGAAGGAGTTGCAGCCCCCGGGGGAGCACGGGCCGAGAAGGGTGGGCCATCTGCCGAGCCTGAGGTGGAGGCAGGCGAGACGGGTGGCAAGTTGGTACATTTTGATGGACCATTCGTGTTCACAGCAGATGATTTGTTATGTGCAACAGCTGAGATTATGGGGAAGAGTACATATGGGACTGTTTACAAGGCGACATTGGAGGACGGAAATCAAGTGGCAGTAAAGAGGTTAAGAGAGAAGATAACAAAAGGGCAGAAAGAATTTGAAGCTGAGGTTAATGTGTTAGGCAAGATTAGGCACCCAAATCTTTTGGCAATGAGGGCTTACTACATTGGACCTAAAGGAGAAAAGCTTCTTGTCTTTGATTATATGCCTAAGGGAAGCCTTGTAACCTTTTTGCACG CGCGTGGCCCCGACTCAAGGATAGACTGGCCTACAAGAATGAGAATAATACAAGGATTAACAAGGGGATTATTCCACCTCCACAACAATGAGACCATAATTCATGGCAACCTAACATCAAGCAATGTCCTCATTGATGACAACACCACCACGAAGATAGCAGATTATGGCCTGTCACGGCTAATGACAGCGGCGGCTGCAGCCAACGTCATTGCCACAGCCGGAGCATTAGGATACAGGGCCCCAGAGCTATCCAAGCTAAAAAAGGCCAACACAAAGACAGATGTGTACAGTCTAGGAGTGATCTTCTTAGAGCTCCTAACGGGGAAATCGCCAGGCGAGGCAATGAATGGAGTTGATCTGCCACAATGGGTTGCCTCCATCGTCAAGGAAGAGTGGACTAATGAGGTGTTTGACTTGGAGTTGATGAGGGATGCTTCTACCATTGGTGATGAACTCCTCAACACCTTAAAGTTGGCACTGCATTGTGTTGACCCTTCGCCATCAGCTAGACCGGAAGTTCAACAGGTTTTGCAACAATTGGAGGAGATAAGGGCACCTGAAACGGCCCCCACTTCCGGTGATGATGGTGGAGGAGCTCTGTCGGCAAGCGATTGA
- the LOC141600317 gene encoding sorting nexin 2B-like isoform X2 — MMDHNHHDSTNDSSEFMDDLTLHDNHQPSSHASDFPEISAIADHLPAKNPNSSLNSFVDPPSYADAMFRSFDADSIAEINGHHRLNSLSFSSSEEPSEFLHISVSDPQKVPESSNSLVPGGSYYYNYLITTRTNLDNFSSTEFSVRRRFSEVVTLSDRLSECYRGYVIPLRPDKSIMESQMMQKTEFVEQRRVAVEKYLKKLAAHPTIRKSEELRVFLEVDGRLGFVNTIDVASRMLDGVVKLPGQLIGETAMAAEEVVQPAKGGRDLFRLFKELKQAVSNDWSGVKPSVVEEDKEFLEKKVRLNELEQQLSNVSEQAETLVKAQQDIGETMGELGLAFVKLTKFELDEVIYECQRARAADMKNMATASVKASRLYRELNAQTVKHLDKLHDYLGMMLAVDNAFTERSNALLTVQTLATELSSLQSRIEKLEIAASKIFGGDRSRMRKIEELKETMKVTEDAKLCAVKEYERIKENNKNELDRIEKERHSDFLSMLKGFVVNQAGYAEKMANVWEKVAEETRGYDVS, encoded by the exons ATGATGGATCACAACCACCATGATTCTACCAACGATTCTTCCGAATTCATGGACGACTTAACGCTTCACGACAATCATCAACCTTCCTCTCACGCCAGCGATTTCCCCGAGATTTCCGCCATTGCTGACCATCTTCCCgccaaaaaccctaattcctcacTTAACTCCTTCGTTGATCCTCCGTCCTACGCCGACGCCATGTTTCGATCGTTCGATGCGGATTCAATCGCCGAAATCAACGGTCACCATCGTCTCAACTCACTATCATTCTCTTCGTCAGAAGAACCTTCCGAATTTCTCCACATTTCAGTTTCAGATCCTCAGAAAGTTCCCGAATCTTCCAATTCGCTTGTTCCAGGTGGAAGTTATTACTATAATTACTTAATTACTACGCGAACTAACTTAGATAACTTCTCTTCCACGGAATTTAGTGTTCGTCGTCGATTTAGCGAGGTCGTTACCTTGTCGGATCGATTATCCGAGTGTTATCGAGGTTATGTTATTCCGTTACGGCCTGATAAGAGTATAATGGAGTCGCAAATGATGCAAAAGACGGAATTTGTTGAGCAAAGGAGAGTTGCGGTTGAGAAGTACTTGAAGAAATTGGCAGCACACCCTACGATTCGGAAGTCGGAGGAATTGAGAGTGTTTTTGGAGGTGGATGGGAGGTTAGGGTTTGTTAACACTATCGATGTCGCTTCCAGGATGCTTGATGGTGTGGTTAAGTTGCCAGGGCAGTTGATTGGGGAGACGGCTATGGCGGCTGAGGAGGTCGTGCAGCCGGCTAAGGGTGGGAGGGACTTGTTTAGGTTGTTTAAGGAGTTGAAGCAGGCGGTTTCCAATGATTGGAGTGGTGTAAAGCCGTCTGTTGTTGAGGAGGATAAAGAGTTTTTGGAGAAGAAGGTGAGGCTTAATGAGCTTGAACAACAATTAAGCAATGTGTCTGAGCAG GCGGAAACGTTGGTGAAAGCGCAGCAAGACATCGGGGAAACAATGGGCGAGTTGGGGTTGGCTTTTGTGAAGTTGACGAAGTTTGAGCTTGACGAAGTAATTTATGAGTGTCAAAGAGCGCGAGCAGCTGACATGAAGAATATGGCAACTGCGTCTGTTAAAGCGAGTAGATTGTACCGTGAGTTAAATGCTCAAACGGTTAAGCATCTG GATAAGCTCCATGATTATCTTGGGATGATGCTTGCTGTTGATAATGCGTTTACAGAACGATCAAATGCTTTGTTGACTGTCCAAACTCTTGCAACTGAATTATCTTCCTTACAGTCAAGAATTGAAAAGCTAGAAATTGCTGCCTCTAAAATATTTGGTGGAGATAGATCCAGGATGCGCAAAATCGAAGAACTTAAGGAAACAATGAAAGTGACTGAGGATGCTAAACTTTGTGCAGTAAAGGAATATGAAAGAATTAAG GAAAATAACAAGAATGAGCTTGATAGGATAGAAAAAGAAAGGCACTCAGATTTTTTGAGTATGCTGAAGGGTTTTGTTGTAAATCAG GCAGGATATGCAGAGAAGATGGCCAATGTTTGGGAAAAGGTTGCGGAGGAAACTAGAGGATATGATGTTAGTTGA
- the LOC141600317 gene encoding sorting nexin 2A-like isoform X3, whose amino-acid sequence MMDHNHHDSTNDSSEFMDDLTLHDNHQPSSHASDFPEISAIADHLPAKNPNSSLNSFVDPPSYADAMFRSFDADSIAEINGHHRLNSLSFSSSEEPSEFLHISVSDPQKVPESSNSLVPGGSYYYNYLITTRTNLDNFSSTEFSVRRRFSEVVTLSDRLSECYRGYVIPLRPDKSIMESQMMQKTEFVEQRRVAVEKYLKKLAAHPTIRKSEELRVFLEVDGRLGFVNTIDVASRMLDGVVKLPGQLIGETAMAAEEVVQPAKGGRDLFRLFKELKQAVSNDWSGVKPSVVEEDKEFLEKKVRLNELEQQLSNVSEQDKLHDYLGMMLAVDNAFTERSNALLTVQTLATELSSLQSRIEKLEIAASKIFGGDRSRMRKIEELKETMKVTEDAKLCAVKEYERIKENNKNELDRIEKERHSDFLSMLKGFVVNQTATFLLNLQTGICDHLMVKCNHNGTTTVAAYGNLFFNSGHIWL is encoded by the exons ATGATGGATCACAACCACCATGATTCTACCAACGATTCTTCCGAATTCATGGACGACTTAACGCTTCACGACAATCATCAACCTTCCTCTCACGCCAGCGATTTCCCCGAGATTTCCGCCATTGCTGACCATCTTCCCgccaaaaaccctaattcctcacTTAACTCCTTCGTTGATCCTCCGTCCTACGCCGACGCCATGTTTCGATCGTTCGATGCGGATTCAATCGCCGAAATCAACGGTCACCATCGTCTCAACTCACTATCATTCTCTTCGTCAGAAGAACCTTCCGAATTTCTCCACATTTCAGTTTCAGATCCTCAGAAAGTTCCCGAATCTTCCAATTCGCTTGTTCCAGGTGGAAGTTATTACTATAATTACTTAATTACTACGCGAACTAACTTAGATAACTTCTCTTCCACGGAATTTAGTGTTCGTCGTCGATTTAGCGAGGTCGTTACCTTGTCGGATCGATTATCCGAGTGTTATCGAGGTTATGTTATTCCGTTACGGCCTGATAAGAGTATAATGGAGTCGCAAATGATGCAAAAGACGGAATTTGTTGAGCAAAGGAGAGTTGCGGTTGAGAAGTACTTGAAGAAATTGGCAGCACACCCTACGATTCGGAAGTCGGAGGAATTGAGAGTGTTTTTGGAGGTGGATGGGAGGTTAGGGTTTGTTAACACTATCGATGTCGCTTCCAGGATGCTTGATGGTGTGGTTAAGTTGCCAGGGCAGTTGATTGGGGAGACGGCTATGGCGGCTGAGGAGGTCGTGCAGCCGGCTAAGGGTGGGAGGGACTTGTTTAGGTTGTTTAAGGAGTTGAAGCAGGCGGTTTCCAATGATTGGAGTGGTGTAAAGCCGTCTGTTGTTGAGGAGGATAAAGAGTTTTTGGAGAAGAAGGTGAGGCTTAATGAGCTTGAACAACAATTAAGCAATGTGTCTGAGCAG GATAAGCTCCATGATTATCTTGGGATGATGCTTGCTGTTGATAATGCGTTTACAGAACGATCAAATGCTTTGTTGACTGTCCAAACTCTTGCAACTGAATTATCTTCCTTACAGTCAAGAATTGAAAAGCTAGAAATTGCTGCCTCTAAAATATTTGGTGGAGATAGATCCAGGATGCGCAAAATCGAAGAACTTAAGGAAACAATGAAAGTGACTGAGGATGCTAAACTTTGTGCAGTAAAGGAATATGAAAGAATTAAG GAAAATAACAAGAATGAGCTTGATAGGATAGAAAAAGAAAGGCACTCAGATTTTTTGAGTATGCTGAAGGGTTTTGTTGTAAATCAG acggccACTTTTCTTTTGAACCTTCAGACGGGCATATGTGACCATTTAATggttaaatgtaaccacaatggtaCAACCACTGTTGCAGCTTATGGTAACTTGTTTTTCAATAGTGGTCACATTTGGCTGTAA
- the LOC141600317 gene encoding sorting nexin 2B-like isoform X1, with amino-acid sequence MMDHNHHDSTNDSSEFMDDLTLHDNHQPSSHASDFPEISAIADHLPAKNPNSSLNSFVDPPSYADAMFRSFDADSIAEINGHHRLNSLSFSSSEEPSEFLHISVSDPQKVPESSNSLVPGGSYYYNYLITTRTNLDNFSSTEFSVRRRFSEVVTLSDRLSECYRGYVIPLRPDKSIMESQMMQKTEFVEQRRVAVEKYLKKLAAHPTIRKSEELRVFLEVDGRLGFVNTIDVASRMLDGVVKLPGQLIGETAMAAEEVVQPAKGGRDLFRLFKELKQAVSNDWSGVKPSVVEEDKEFLEKKVRLNELEQQLSNVSEQAETLVKAQQDIGETMGELGLAFVKLTKFELDEVIYECQRARAADMKNMATASVKASRLYRELNAQTVKHLDKLHDYLGMMLAVDNAFTERSNALLTVQTLATELSSLQSRIEKLEIAASKIFGGDRSRMRKIEELKETMKVTEDAKLCAVKEYERIKENNKNELDRIEKERHSDFLSMLKGFVVNQTATFLLNLQTGICDHLMVKCNHNGTTTVAAYGNLFFNSGHIWL; translated from the exons ATGATGGATCACAACCACCATGATTCTACCAACGATTCTTCCGAATTCATGGACGACTTAACGCTTCACGACAATCATCAACCTTCCTCTCACGCCAGCGATTTCCCCGAGATTTCCGCCATTGCTGACCATCTTCCCgccaaaaaccctaattcctcacTTAACTCCTTCGTTGATCCTCCGTCCTACGCCGACGCCATGTTTCGATCGTTCGATGCGGATTCAATCGCCGAAATCAACGGTCACCATCGTCTCAACTCACTATCATTCTCTTCGTCAGAAGAACCTTCCGAATTTCTCCACATTTCAGTTTCAGATCCTCAGAAAGTTCCCGAATCTTCCAATTCGCTTGTTCCAGGTGGAAGTTATTACTATAATTACTTAATTACTACGCGAACTAACTTAGATAACTTCTCTTCCACGGAATTTAGTGTTCGTCGTCGATTTAGCGAGGTCGTTACCTTGTCGGATCGATTATCCGAGTGTTATCGAGGTTATGTTATTCCGTTACGGCCTGATAAGAGTATAATGGAGTCGCAAATGATGCAAAAGACGGAATTTGTTGAGCAAAGGAGAGTTGCGGTTGAGAAGTACTTGAAGAAATTGGCAGCACACCCTACGATTCGGAAGTCGGAGGAATTGAGAGTGTTTTTGGAGGTGGATGGGAGGTTAGGGTTTGTTAACACTATCGATGTCGCTTCCAGGATGCTTGATGGTGTGGTTAAGTTGCCAGGGCAGTTGATTGGGGAGACGGCTATGGCGGCTGAGGAGGTCGTGCAGCCGGCTAAGGGTGGGAGGGACTTGTTTAGGTTGTTTAAGGAGTTGAAGCAGGCGGTTTCCAATGATTGGAGTGGTGTAAAGCCGTCTGTTGTTGAGGAGGATAAAGAGTTTTTGGAGAAGAAGGTGAGGCTTAATGAGCTTGAACAACAATTAAGCAATGTGTCTGAGCAG GCGGAAACGTTGGTGAAAGCGCAGCAAGACATCGGGGAAACAATGGGCGAGTTGGGGTTGGCTTTTGTGAAGTTGACGAAGTTTGAGCTTGACGAAGTAATTTATGAGTGTCAAAGAGCGCGAGCAGCTGACATGAAGAATATGGCAACTGCGTCTGTTAAAGCGAGTAGATTGTACCGTGAGTTAAATGCTCAAACGGTTAAGCATCTG GATAAGCTCCATGATTATCTTGGGATGATGCTTGCTGTTGATAATGCGTTTACAGAACGATCAAATGCTTTGTTGACTGTCCAAACTCTTGCAACTGAATTATCTTCCTTACAGTCAAGAATTGAAAAGCTAGAAATTGCTGCCTCTAAAATATTTGGTGGAGATAGATCCAGGATGCGCAAAATCGAAGAACTTAAGGAAACAATGAAAGTGACTGAGGATGCTAAACTTTGTGCAGTAAAGGAATATGAAAGAATTAAG GAAAATAACAAGAATGAGCTTGATAGGATAGAAAAAGAAAGGCACTCAGATTTTTTGAGTATGCTGAAGGGTTTTGTTGTAAATCAG acggccACTTTTCTTTTGAACCTTCAGACGGGCATATGTGACCATTTAATggttaaatgtaaccacaatggtaCAACCACTGTTGCAGCTTATGGTAACTTGTTTTTCAATAGTGGTCACATTTGGCTGTAA